A DNA window from Mycobacterium sp. IDR2000157661 contains the following coding sequences:
- a CDS encoding LLM class flavin-dependent oxidoreductase, translating into MRFTYAEAMTDPTYYVPLAKAAEAAGYHAMTIADSLAYPFESDSKYPYTPDGSREFLDGKPFVEAFVLAGALCAVTTTLRFNFFVLKLPIRPPALVAKQAGSLAAVFGNRLGLGVGTSPWPEDYELLGVPLARRGKRMDECIEIIQGLTTGEYFEFHGEFYDIPKTKMTPAPTQPIPILVGGHADAALRRAARHDGWMHGGGDPEELDRLIKRVKQFREEEADAAHTDGDDFQIHVISADAYTPDGIKRLEDRGVTDVIVGFRIPYIAGLDTEPLDNKIRHLEMFADNVIAKL; encoded by the coding sequence GTGCGATTCACTTACGCCGAGGCGATGACGGATCCGACGTACTACGTGCCGCTGGCGAAGGCAGCGGAGGCGGCCGGCTACCACGCGATGACCATCGCCGACAGCCTCGCGTACCCGTTCGAGTCGGACTCGAAATACCCCTACACACCCGACGGCAGCCGCGAATTCCTCGACGGCAAGCCGTTCGTCGAGGCGTTCGTGCTCGCGGGCGCCCTGTGCGCGGTGACCACCACGCTGCGCTTCAACTTCTTCGTGCTCAAGCTGCCGATCCGACCGCCCGCCCTGGTCGCCAAACAGGCCGGCTCGCTGGCCGCGGTCTTCGGCAACCGGCTCGGTCTGGGTGTCGGCACCAGTCCGTGGCCCGAGGATTACGAACTGCTCGGCGTCCCGCTCGCGAGGCGCGGCAAGCGGATGGACGAGTGCATCGAGATCATCCAGGGGCTGACGACCGGCGAGTACTTCGAGTTCCACGGCGAGTTCTACGACATCCCCAAGACGAAGATGACCCCGGCGCCGACCCAGCCGATCCCGATCCTGGTCGGCGGCCACGCCGATGCCGCGCTGCGGCGCGCGGCCCGGCACGACGGCTGGATGCACGGCGGCGGCGATCCCGAAGAGCTCGATCGGCTGATCAAGCGGGTCAAGCAGTTCCGGGAGGAAGAAGCAGACGCCGCCCATACTGATGGCGACGACTTCCAGATCCACGTCATCTCGGCCGACGCCTACACGCCCGACGGCATCAAGCGGCTCGAGGACCGGGGCGTCACCGACGTCATCGTCGGCTTCCGCATCCCCTACATCGCGGGCCTGGACACCGAACCGCTCGACAACAAGATCCGGCACCTCGAGATGTTCGCAGACAACGTCATCGCCAAGTTGTAG
- a CDS encoding DUF1326 domain-containing protein: MSTNSIAADWHLQGDWFDVCSCKLPCPCSFAQEPTHGDCLFTLVWHVRAGHFGDVDLAGLNVVSLGEFTGNMWVGDPNAKMRLMFYIDERADEAQREALERIFTGKEGGWPAEFASLIEDLRGIEYAPISFDAADDLAHWRAGIPGKVDVRVAALTGPTSDPSRRVTTSNAPGAEVGPGQVATWGVVEKDHAIGFDWSHEYRGGSSKHFPFDWRPGNEASSSPEHPSCKCHA, from the coding sequence ATGAGCACTAATTCGATCGCTGCTGACTGGCATCTTCAAGGCGACTGGTTCGACGTATGCAGCTGCAAGTTGCCGTGTCCATGCAGCTTCGCCCAAGAGCCGACACACGGCGATTGCCTCTTCACCCTCGTCTGGCATGTCCGTGCCGGCCACTTCGGCGACGTCGACCTCGCGGGGTTGAACGTCGTGTCCCTCGGTGAGTTCACCGGCAACATGTGGGTCGGCGACCCGAACGCCAAGATGCGGCTCATGTTCTACATCGACGAACGCGCCGACGAGGCGCAACGCGAAGCGCTCGAACGCATCTTCACAGGCAAGGAAGGCGGCTGGCCCGCCGAATTCGCCTCACTGATCGAGGATCTGCGCGGAATCGAGTATGCACCGATCTCGTTCGACGCCGCCGATGACCTCGCGCACTGGCGGGCCGGGATCCCTGGAAAGGTGGATGTTCGCGTGGCGGCGCTCACCGGCCCCACTTCAGATCCGAGCCGGCGCGTCACCACCTCGAATGCACCAGGCGCCGAGGTCGGCCCGGGACAGGTCGCGACCTGGGGCGTCGTGGAGAAGGACCATGCGATCGGATTCGACTGGTCGCATGAGTACCGCGGTGGTTCCAGCAAGCACTTTCCCTTCGACTGGCGACCCGGGAACGAGGCGTCCTCCTCGCCGGAACACCCCTCGTGCAAGTGCCACGCCTGA
- the cobF gene encoding precorrin-6A synthase (deacetylating) — protein sequence MTRRIHVIGIGVGDPDFVTAQAVAALNDTEVFFAMDKGQAKGELVALRRHICERFIREPGYRFVELPDPPRDRVAADSPAYRQAVADWHDARARLWAQAIEAELPAGARGAFLAWGDPSLYDSTLRILDAVADHLDIDYDVIPGITAIQVLTARHRIPLNDIGEPVLITTGRRLREHGLSGSAVVMLDADCSFLACPPDTRIWWGAYLGTPDEMLAAGTVGEVGDRIAQTRAAARERHGWIMDTYLLRSAH from the coding sequence GTGACCCGTCGAATCCACGTCATCGGAATAGGTGTCGGCGACCCGGACTTCGTGACGGCGCAGGCCGTGGCCGCCCTCAACGACACCGAGGTGTTCTTCGCGATGGACAAGGGGCAGGCGAAGGGCGAGCTTGTCGCGCTGCGCAGGCACATCTGCGAACGGTTCATCCGCGAACCCGGCTACCGGTTCGTCGAGCTGCCCGATCCGCCGCGTGACAGGGTCGCCGCGGACAGCCCGGCCTACCGCCAAGCCGTCGCCGACTGGCACGACGCCCGGGCCCGGCTGTGGGCACAGGCGATCGAAGCCGAGCTTCCTGCGGGCGCCAGAGGCGCGTTTCTCGCGTGGGGTGACCCGTCGCTCTACGACAGCACCCTGCGCATCCTCGACGCCGTCGCCGACCACCTCGACATCGATTACGACGTGATACCCGGCATCACCGCGATCCAGGTGCTCACCGCGCGACATCGCATCCCGCTCAACGACATCGGTGAGCCGGTGTTGATCACCACCGGCAGGCGACTGCGCGAGCACGGCCTGTCCGGCAGCGCGGTCGTGATGCTCGACGCCGACTGCTCATTCTTGGCCTGCCCGCCCGACACCCGCATCTGGTGGGGCGCCTACCTCGGTACCCCCGACGAGATGCTGGCGGCCGGCACGGTCGGCGAGGTGGGAGACCGGATCGCCCAAACCCGGGCAGCGGCGAGGGAACGACACGGCTGGATCATGGACACCTATCTGCTGCGTTCGGCACACTGA
- the rnhA gene encoding ribonuclease HI has translation MTDPADVVVIHTDGGCRPNPGPGGWGAVLRQRHHVRELYGGQSGATSNNRMELTAPIMALEALTRPVVVHLHTDSTYVRNGITKWVLGWERNGWLTAAKLPVKNVDLWQRLQAACARHRVEWFWVKGHSGVADNELADALATRGLREALAVRG, from the coding sequence GTGACCGACCCTGCGGACGTCGTGGTGATCCACACCGACGGCGGGTGCCGACCGAACCCGGGTCCCGGCGGCTGGGGCGCGGTGTTGCGCCAGCGCCACCACGTCCGCGAGTTGTACGGCGGCCAATCCGGGGCCACGAGCAACAACCGGATGGAGCTGACGGCGCCGATCATGGCTCTCGAGGCGCTTACCAGACCCGTGGTCGTGCACCTGCACACCGACAGCACCTACGTCCGCAACGGCATCACGAAGTGGGTCCTCGGCTGGGAACGCAACGGTTGGCTGACCGCCGCGAAGCTGCCGGTGAAGAACGTCGACCTCTGGCAGCGATTGCAGGCCGCCTGTGCGCGTCATCGGGTCGAGTGGTTCTGGGTCAAGGGGCACTCGGGTGTCGCCGACAACGAGTTGGCCGATGCGCTGGCGACCCGAGGTCTGCGCGAGGCGCTCGCCGTCCGCGGCTGA
- a CDS encoding STAS domain-containing protein, translated as MSDGRSAMTTATRDVDAVAVLTAVGTLDASTYLILRDDIMKAALDEPAAVIIVIDQLEVPAESAFAVFTSARWLVGTWPEVPIVLVHGRESVRRAIVRNGVSRYVPVYPTLAAALTDPARTPVRRRARVELSAQPGSLKRSRDLIVEWLTVWSQAELIPAAKVVATTLVENVLLHTDSCPAMRLETDGTTVTIAVSDANRAPPSMPEAQFAGRPPSGLRIVSALCRAWGCSPTPTGKTVWARLGPENRL; from the coding sequence GTGAGTGACGGCCGCAGCGCGATGACCACCGCCACCCGTGACGTCGATGCGGTGGCCGTGCTCACCGCCGTCGGCACTCTCGATGCCTCGACCTACCTGATCCTGCGCGACGACATCATGAAGGCCGCACTCGACGAGCCGGCGGCGGTGATCATCGTCATCGACCAACTCGAGGTGCCCGCGGAGTCCGCGTTCGCCGTGTTCACCAGTGCCCGCTGGCTCGTCGGGACGTGGCCGGAGGTACCGATCGTTCTGGTGCACGGGCGCGAGTCGGTCCGCAGGGCGATCGTCCGCAACGGGGTGTCTCGCTACGTGCCCGTGTACCCGACGCTGGCGGCGGCGCTGACCGATCCGGCCCGCACCCCCGTGCGCCGACGGGCACGCGTCGAGTTGTCCGCCCAGCCCGGCAGCTTGAAGCGCTCACGGGACCTCATCGTCGAATGGCTGACGGTGTGGTCGCAGGCCGAGCTGATTCCGGCGGCCAAGGTGGTGGCCACCACGCTGGTGGAGAACGTCCTTCTGCACACCGACAGCTGCCCGGCGATGCGGCTGGAGACGGACGGCACGACGGTCACCATCGCCGTCTCGGACGCCAACCGCGCCCCACCCAGCATGCCCGAGGCGCAATTCGCCGGCCGCCCACCGTCGGGACTGCGGATCGTGTCCGCACTGTGTCGCGCGTGGGGGTGCTCGCCGACTCCGACGGGCAAGACGGTGTGGGCCCGGCTCGGCCCCGAGAACCGCCTGTGA
- a CDS encoding DUF4235 domain-containing protein: MSAAKTMYKPLSIVSSVAGGLIAGQIFQQIWQRVDPSDQEPDPQDLSRSTREVFIAAAIQGLIVGVVRAALARGQAKGFAALTNEELE; this comes from the coding sequence GTGAGTGCCGCCAAGACCATGTACAAGCCCCTGTCAATCGTCAGCAGCGTCGCGGGTGGCCTGATCGCCGGCCAGATCTTCCAGCAGATCTGGCAGCGCGTCGACCCGTCCGACCAGGAGCCGGATCCACAGGACCTGAGCCGCTCGACCCGGGAGGTGTTCATCGCCGCTGCGATCCAGGGGTTGATCGTCGGCGTGGTGCGCGCGGCGCTGGCCCGTGGCCAGGCGAAGGGTTTCGCGGCGCTGACCAACGAAGAACTGGAGTAG
- a CDS encoding CheR family methyltransferase, whose protein sequence is MDGQTDDTFEALLRYMRDSRGFDFTGYKRTSLMRRVRHRMEQAGHQSFDEYLDVLQASSDEFAALFNTILINVTTFFRDATAWQFLQSNVIPSILASRPPNDPIRLWSAGCASGQEAYSLAMLLAEALSPDEYRQRVKIYATDVDEEALTQARAATYSAKEVESVPPELLAKYFDHHNSSYVFHKDLRRAVIFGRNDLVKDAPISRVDILACRNTLMYMNGDTQRNVLNRLHFALAPQGMLFLGHAEMLLSHSDRFTPVSLDSRIFRKTAGSHRGGAPYDASATTVRHADLPGLDPIRELAFRASPVAQIVITGEDTVAMVNQQAETTFGLSARDIGRLLRDLEVSYRPLELRSYLEQAKVERRAARIQDVKWQRPGSETQWYEIHVNPLVDAENGLIGTSIVFFDTTPTRTLVEQVVETNKQLEAAYEELQSTNEELETTNEELQSTVEELETTNEELQSTNEELETMNEELQSTNDELHTINDALRDRSTELNEARLFLDCLANSIQLGMVVVDKEMRIVVWNNGSEELWGLRSEEVVGAPLTSLDMGLPLEEVKPLIGKAFVDADTKGEVLVEAVNRRGRQTRIRLRCSAFRSEESAVNGALLLMEVLN, encoded by the coding sequence ATGGACGGGCAGACGGACGACACCTTCGAGGCCCTGCTGCGCTATATGCGCGACAGCCGGGGATTCGATTTCACCGGCTACAAACGCACGTCGTTGATGCGCCGCGTGCGGCATCGGATGGAGCAGGCCGGGCACCAGTCCTTCGACGAGTATCTCGATGTGCTGCAGGCCAGTTCGGACGAGTTCGCGGCGTTGTTCAACACCATCCTGATCAACGTCACCACCTTCTTCCGGGACGCCACCGCCTGGCAGTTCCTGCAGAGCAACGTCATTCCTTCCATCCTGGCGAGCAGACCGCCCAACGACCCGATCCGGTTGTGGAGCGCGGGATGTGCCTCCGGTCAGGAGGCCTACAGCCTCGCCATGCTGCTGGCCGAGGCCCTGTCGCCGGACGAATACCGCCAACGGGTGAAGATCTATGCCACCGACGTCGACGAGGAGGCGCTGACCCAGGCGCGCGCGGCCACCTACAGCGCCAAAGAGGTCGAGTCGGTGCCGCCCGAACTGCTCGCCAAGTACTTCGACCACCACAACTCGAGTTACGTGTTCCACAAGGACTTGCGCCGAGCGGTCATCTTCGGGCGCAACGACCTGGTCAAGGACGCGCCGATCTCGCGGGTCGACATCCTGGCGTGCCGCAACACGCTGATGTACATGAACGGTGACACGCAGCGAAATGTGTTGAACCGGTTGCACTTCGCGCTGGCTCCGCAGGGCATGTTGTTCCTCGGGCACGCGGAGATGCTGCTGAGCCACTCGGACCGGTTCACCCCCGTCAGCCTCGACTCGCGGATCTTCCGCAAAACCGCCGGATCGCACCGGGGCGGCGCCCCTTACGACGCATCGGCGACCACGGTTCGCCACGCTGACCTGCCGGGGCTCGACCCGATTCGCGAGTTGGCCTTCCGCGCAAGCCCGGTCGCGCAGATCGTGATCACCGGCGAGGACACCGTCGCGATGGTCAACCAGCAGGCCGAGACCACGTTTGGGTTGTCGGCGCGCGACATCGGCCGGCTGCTGCGTGACCTCGAGGTGTCCTACCGTCCGCTCGAGCTGCGCAGCTATCTCGAACAAGCGAAGGTGGAGCGGCGCGCGGCACGCATCCAGGACGTCAAGTGGCAACGCCCCGGCTCGGAGACCCAGTGGTACGAGATTCATGTGAACCCGCTCGTCGACGCGGAGAACGGTCTGATCGGGACGTCGATCGTATTCTTCGACACCACCCCGACCAGAACGCTGGTGGAGCAGGTGGTGGAAACCAACAAGCAGCTGGAGGCGGCCTACGAGGAACTGCAGTCCACCAACGAGGAACTCGAGACCACGAACGAGGAACTGCAGTCGACGGTCGAGGAGTTGGAGACCACCAACGAGGAACTGCAGTCGACAAACGAAGAACTCGAGACGATGAACGAGGAGTTGCAGTCCACCAACGATGAACTGCACACCATCAACGACGCCTTGCGCGATCGGAGCACCGAGTTGAACGAGGCCCGGCTGTTTCTGGACTGCCTGGCCAACTCCATCCAGCTCGGGATGGTGGTCGTGGATAAGGAGATGCGGATCGTCGTATGGAACAACGGCAGCGAGGAGTTGTGGGGCCTGCGGTCCGAAGAGGTCGTCGGCGCACCGCTGACGTCCTTGGACATGGGATTGCCCCTCGAGGAGGTCAAGCCGTTGATCGGCAAGGCATTCGTCGACGCCGACACCAAGGGTGAAGTTCTTGTCGAAGCCGTCAACCGGCGCGGTCGACAGACAAGAATTCGGCTGCGCTGCAGTGCCTTTCGCTCAGAGGAATCGGCGGTGAACGGCGCGCTGCTGTTGATGGAGGTGCTGAACTAG
- a CDS encoding alpha/beta hydrolase has translation MDYARYATFLPSAYRPEPPIDPVSTWWTWRGRDVHIARASAAEAAVRLMVVHGGGGYSGALWPIAAAAAREGLEVLAPDMPLYGETVEPAPQSVRYPDWLDLLCDLVVEERTADPRPLVLFGASMGGMMAYEAAARTGQVAHVVATCLLDPSDPAARSAAARVPGIGPVAPALMRAVDPLLGRVRVPIRWLVDMNNMSRNPELARLCASDPKGGGVRVPLGFLGSWLTYRHTAPESFSAAPVTLVHPAADRWTPPELSMAFLDRIAGPTTLVLLDNCGHYPIEEPGWAGSSTRCAEFAMTCCPDRPASLARRWAPGARPVPPADRRPCRDWS, from the coding sequence ATGGACTACGCCCGTTACGCCACGTTCCTGCCGTCCGCATATCGCCCGGAGCCCCCGATCGATCCGGTCTCGACGTGGTGGACCTGGCGCGGTCGCGACGTTCACATCGCCCGGGCGTCCGCGGCGGAGGCTGCGGTCCGGTTGATGGTGGTCCACGGTGGCGGGGGCTACTCCGGTGCGCTGTGGCCGATCGCGGCGGCAGCCGCCCGGGAGGGCCTCGAGGTGCTGGCGCCCGATATGCCGCTCTACGGCGAGACCGTGGAGCCCGCGCCGCAGTCGGTGCGCTATCCCGACTGGCTCGATCTGCTGTGCGACCTGGTGGTGGAGGAACGCACGGCCGACCCGCGGCCGCTGGTGCTTTTCGGCGCGAGCATGGGCGGGATGATGGCCTACGAGGCGGCAGCGCGCACCGGTCAGGTCGCGCATGTCGTCGCCACCTGTCTGCTCGACCCGTCGGATCCCGCTGCGCGCAGCGCAGCCGCCCGCGTTCCCGGCATCGGCCCGGTCGCGCCCGCGCTCATGCGCGCCGTCGATCCGCTGCTGGGCCGCGTGCGGGTGCCGATCCGCTGGCTGGTGGACATGAACAACATGAGCCGCAATCCCGAGCTGGCCCGGCTGTGCGCCAGCGACCCCAAGGGCGGCGGGGTCCGCGTCCCGCTCGGGTTCCTCGGGAGTTGGCTGACTTACCGGCACACCGCACCCGAGTCCTTCTCCGCGGCGCCGGTCACCTTGGTGCATCCGGCGGCCGACCGCTGGACCCCACCCGAGCTGAGCATGGCTTTCCTCGACCGTATCGCGGGCCCGACGACGCTTGTGCTGCTGGACAATTGCGGTCATTACCCGATCGAAGAACCTGGTTGGGCCGGCTCGTCGACACGCTGCGCGGAGTTCGCGATGACGTGCTGTCCGGATCGGCCGGCTAGCTTAGCTAGGAGGTGGGCACCAGGCGCTCGACCAGTGCCACCAGCTGATCGACGTCCATGTCGCGACTGGTCATGA
- a CDS encoding phage holin family protein — MGFLLRAALTGVALWVVTLIVPGIRFVGGDSTLAEVGIIFVVAVVFGLVNAVIKPIVQIISIPLYILTLGLFHIVVNALMLWLTSWITEHTTRWGLAVDDFWWTAIWAAIVLSIVSWLLSLVTGGVSRGG; from the coding sequence GTGGGATTTCTCCTGCGGGCCGCGCTGACCGGTGTCGCGCTGTGGGTGGTGACGCTCATCGTGCCCGGCATCCGCTTCGTCGGCGGTGACTCGACACTGGCCGAAGTCGGCATCATCTTCGTCGTCGCCGTGGTTTTCGGACTGGTCAACGCGGTGATCAAGCCGATCGTGCAGATCATCTCGATCCCGCTCTACATCCTCACGCTCGGGCTGTTCCACATCGTCGTCAACGCGCTGATGTTGTGGCTCACCTCCTGGATCACCGAGCACACCACGCGCTGGGGCCTGGCCGTCGACGACTTCTGGTGGACGGCGATCTGGGCAGCGATCGTGTTGTCGATCGTCAGCTGGCTGCTCTCGTTGGTCACCGGCGGCGTGAGCCGAGGCGGCTGA
- a CDS encoding chemotaxis protein CheB: MASGYNGDGGALRGVVAVGASAGGVEALTEFAAGLPAELPYAVVIVLHVPANAPSVLAQIIDRSGPLPAIPATDGAKLEPGYIHVAVPDRHLLVLDHHIMLSEGPTENRHRPAINAMFRSVALSAGPRAVGVLLSGVLDDGVLGMSAIRSRGGTTIAQRIDDALFPAMPRNAIEAGAADHQSTAGDVGALLATLADREIEERQMEPDPGMELENRIAMGSRFQTEFDAEALGPPSGYTCPDCNGSLMTLSKDNFRCRVGHAWTGDALLGARDSEVETALWVALRSLHEKAKLARRLAESSGPGAMSQRYHDLADQAERAITILGKRLTKAEPGAGHAAGE; this comes from the coding sequence ATGGCTTCTGGGTACAACGGCGACGGCGGCGCGCTTCGCGGCGTGGTCGCGGTCGGCGCCTCGGCGGGCGGCGTCGAGGCGCTCACCGAGTTCGCGGCCGGGCTGCCGGCGGAGCTTCCGTACGCCGTTGTCATCGTGTTGCACGTGCCGGCCAACGCGCCCAGCGTGCTGGCTCAGATCATCGACCGCAGCGGGCCGCTGCCCGCGATTCCGGCCACCGACGGCGCGAAGCTCGAACCCGGATACATCCACGTCGCCGTGCCGGACCGGCATCTGCTCGTCCTCGACCACCACATCATGCTCTCGGAGGGGCCGACGGAGAACCGACACCGGCCGGCGATCAACGCAATGTTCCGGTCCGTCGCATTGTCCGCAGGACCGCGGGCGGTGGGGGTGTTGCTCTCCGGCGTGCTCGACGACGGCGTGCTCGGCATGTCGGCCATCCGGTCACGCGGCGGCACGACCATCGCCCAGCGCATCGACGACGCCCTGTTCCCGGCGATGCCGCGCAACGCCATCGAAGCAGGCGCAGCCGATCACCAGAGCACCGCCGGGGACGTCGGCGCGCTGCTCGCCACCCTGGCCGACCGAGAGATCGAGGAGCGGCAGATGGAACCGGATCCCGGCATGGAGTTGGAGAACCGGATCGCGATGGGCTCGCGGTTCCAGACCGAGTTCGACGCCGAGGCACTGGGCCCACCGTCGGGCTACACCTGTCCGGACTGCAACGGGTCGCTGATGACGTTGAGCAAGGACAACTTCCGCTGTCGCGTCGGTCATGCCTGGACCGGTGATGCGCTACTGGGCGCCCGGGACAGCGAGGTCGAGACGGCCCTGTGGGTGGCCCTGCGCAGCCTGCACGAGAAGGCGAAGCTCGCCCGGCGACTCGCCGAGAGCTCCGGACCGGGCGCGATGAGCCAGCGCTATCACGACCTGGCCGACCAGGCCGAACGCGCGATCACGATCCTGGGCAAGCGGCTGACCAAGGCGGAACCGGGTGCCGGACATGCCGCCGGTGAGTGA
- a CDS encoding YihY/virulence factor BrkB family protein yields the protein MGVDEAGVRRHAPDPDDPRKPESPADLTKPSLLYSMRKALREFSDDQCTDLAAALTYYAVLSVFPALVALVSLLGVFGQGRSTVDAMLDLVEGVAPASAMDTLRPPIENLVNSPSAGFALVAGLLGALWSASGYVGAFGRAMNRIYEIDEGRPVWKLRPVQLLLTLAGLVMAAGVAVMLVVSGPVARTIGDAIGLGNAAVTVWSIAKWPVILILVILAVAILYYVTPNVQQPKFRWISGGAAVAIVVWILASLLFGFYVANFGSYNKTYGALAGVIVFLLWLWITNLALLFGAEVDAEMERGRQLQAGLPAEEELQLPPKDDRNVRKQQEAEEKDIDRARKLRLSRGKEH from the coding sequence ATGGGAGTCGACGAGGCCGGCGTGCGCCGGCACGCGCCTGATCCGGACGATCCGCGCAAACCGGAATCGCCCGCTGACCTGACCAAGCCGTCGCTGCTGTACTCGATGCGCAAGGCGCTGCGCGAGTTCTCCGACGACCAGTGCACCGACCTGGCCGCGGCACTGACGTACTACGCGGTGCTGTCCGTCTTTCCGGCGCTCGTGGCGCTGGTGTCCCTGCTCGGGGTGTTCGGACAGGGGCGCAGCACGGTCGATGCCATGCTCGACCTCGTCGAGGGTGTGGCGCCGGCGTCGGCGATGGACACTCTGCGGCCGCCGATCGAGAACCTCGTCAACTCGCCATCCGCCGGATTCGCTTTGGTCGCAGGCCTCCTCGGTGCGCTCTGGTCGGCGTCCGGATACGTCGGGGCCTTCGGCCGGGCGATGAACCGCATCTACGAGATCGACGAGGGCCGTCCGGTGTGGAAACTGCGGCCGGTGCAACTGCTCTTGACGTTGGCGGGCCTGGTGATGGCGGCCGGGGTAGCGGTCATGCTGGTGGTCAGCGGTCCGGTGGCCAGGACCATCGGAGACGCGATCGGTCTCGGGAACGCAGCGGTGACGGTGTGGAGCATCGCCAAGTGGCCGGTGATTCTCATCCTGGTCATCCTCGCGGTGGCGATCCTGTACTACGTCACCCCGAATGTGCAGCAGCCGAAGTTCAGGTGGATCAGCGGCGGCGCGGCGGTCGCGATCGTCGTGTGGATTCTGGCGTCGCTGCTGTTCGGCTTCTATGTGGCCAACTTCGGCAGCTACAACAAGACCTACGGCGCATTGGCCGGTGTCATCGTCTTCCTGCTGTGGCTGTGGATCACCAACCTGGCGTTGCTCTTCGGCGCCGAGGTCGACGCGGAGATGGAGCGCGGCCGCCAGTTGCAGGCGGGCCTGCCTGCTGAGGAAGAACTGCAGCTGCCGCCAAAGGACGACCGCAACGTGCGCAAGCAGCAGGAGGCCGAGGAGAAGGACATCGATCGGGCCAGGAAGCTCCGCCTCAGCCGCGGCAAGGAGCACTAG
- a CDS encoding AraC family transcriptional regulator yields MQVSDDADLHRFLERAYGVKLRISRVDDSNRDPALVHARTDAGSFAIEDVDLAGRLVAESEPLTQVAAVWPSRGTVTGRSGGLTTGADVDQVALVSQTGEPFNIQTGDVGLVSVLIDPALLASVATGIPVAHVRTSVRFHSLVPVDAAAGRIWRQTVDYVKNVLLRDEAMATPLVLGHAARLLAAVTLSTFSNTAIVDDRPQDRADTHPVLLRRAIEFMEVNASADISIGDIAEAVHITPRAVQYMFRRHLDTTPIRHLRRIRLEAAHRDLLAGDRRHTTVTAIAAKWGFAHTGRFAVQYRHAYGLSPHTTLRGA; encoded by the coding sequence GTGCAGGTGTCTGACGACGCCGACCTGCACCGGTTTCTCGAGCGCGCCTACGGCGTCAAGCTGCGGATCTCCCGTGTCGATGATTCGAACCGCGATCCGGCGCTGGTTCACGCCCGCACGGATGCTGGGTCGTTCGCCATCGAGGACGTCGACCTCGCCGGCCGCCTTGTCGCCGAGTCCGAACCGCTCACCCAGGTGGCAGCGGTCTGGCCCAGCCGCGGCACGGTGACCGGCCGCTCCGGCGGTCTGACCACCGGTGCCGACGTCGACCAGGTGGCGCTGGTCTCCCAGACCGGTGAACCGTTCAACATCCAGACCGGCGACGTGGGCCTGGTTTCGGTGCTGATCGACCCGGCGCTGCTGGCGTCGGTCGCGACCGGGATTCCGGTCGCCCACGTCCGCACATCGGTCCGCTTCCACAGCCTGGTGCCGGTGGACGCCGCAGCCGGACGAATCTGGCGCCAGACCGTCGACTACGTGAAGAACGTTCTGCTGCGCGACGAGGCCATGGCGACCCCCCTGGTCCTGGGGCACGCGGCCCGCCTGCTGGCTGCTGTGACCCTCTCGACGTTCTCCAACACCGCGATCGTCGACGACCGGCCGCAGGACCGCGCCGACACCCATCCGGTGCTGTTGCGCCGAGCAATCGAGTTCATGGAGGTCAATGCCTCCGCCGACATCTCCATCGGCGATATCGCCGAGGCCGTCCACATCACTCCGCGCGCCGTGCAGTACATGTTCCGTCGCCACCTCGACACGACGCCCATCCGGCATCTGCGCAGAATCCGGCTCGAAGCAGCACACCGCGATCTGTTGGCGGGCGACCGGAGGCACACGACAGTGACTGCGATCGCGGCCAAGTGGGGGTTCGCGCACACCGGTCGCTTCGCCGTGCAGTACCGGCACGCCTACGGCTTGAGCCCGCACACCACATTGCGCGGAGCGTAG
- a CDS encoding zinc finger domain-containing protein → MPGISALGPDALSLGLDDLAGLLAGNSGRIKTVITDQKVIAGIGNAYSDEILHVARISPFATAGKLTEAQLSALHHAMIGVLTDAVQRSVGQQAATLKGEKRSGLRVHGRTGLPCPVCGDTVREVSFADKSFQYCPTCQTGGKVLADRRMSRLLK, encoded by the coding sequence GTGCCCGGGATCAGCGCGCTCGGGCCCGACGCGCTGTCGCTGGGGCTCGACGACCTGGCCGGGCTGCTGGCGGGCAACAGCGGCCGGATCAAGACCGTGATCACCGATCAGAAGGTCATCGCGGGCATCGGCAACGCCTACAGCGACGAGATCCTGCACGTCGCGCGGATCTCGCCGTTCGCGACGGCGGGCAAGCTGACCGAGGCGCAGTTGTCGGCGCTGCACCACGCGATGATCGGTGTCCTCACCGACGCCGTGCAGCGCTCGGTCGGCCAGCAGGCCGCGACCCTGAAGGGGGAGAAGCGCTCCGGGCTGCGCGTACACGGCCGCACGGGCCTGCCGTGCCCGGTCTGTGGGGACACCGTGCGCGAAGTGTCGTTTGCGGACAAGTCGTTCCAGTACTGCCCGACGTGTCAGACCGGCGGCAAGGTGCTGGCCGACCGCCGGATGTCGCGGCTCCTCAAGTAA